TTAATTTGAtcttatttcttttttcataataagaatatttattGGTTTTGATAAAATTCTCATCATTTTTCTCATTCCTAAAAAATATTCgatttttatatgtgtcattattatatatattatttttattattattatatatagcatcatatatattgttattatttccttttctGTTTTTTGGAAATTTATATCTACGgttttcatattttttcctcttttttaataatttataatttgtttttaaataagaatcagttttattttgatttcTATAACGTATGCATAACGACAAATGTACGAGcaaaaagtataaaaaataaaacttATACAAAAGCATGGTAGTATATCATAGAAATCATTgtattacaaatatatataatatatatattgtttttcttacttcattttttatatatactattatAAACACAAAcctttcatttttattttatcaaaatGGAAAGACAAATTGTCACGCACacacacaaaaaaaaaaaaaaaaaaaaaaaaaaatagattaaaataataaaagtaaaataaaataaacaaataaataaactttataacatttgtaatgaatacatatttacacatatatgttattacttcttttttcttctttttctaataatatgtatatatatatatatatatatataacctAATTAATCTACATCTTTATgcattaaatattattatatcttcttctatcttataataaacaagtatatgtttaaacacattatatatgtacataaaaaaaaaaaatatatatatatatatataatttatgtCATTTATAGAtctaaaaatattttaataatgcATATAAGTTTTACattactatatatatatatatatatatatatatatatatatttatattgtttttttttttttaaaatataaatttttataatacacatatatgaatacaatataaaaataaaatatattatatatataataatgtatgtattattatacaaatatattatacaccttagaaaaataagaataagatattaaaaaaaaaaaaaaaaaaaattaaaaaaaaaatatttaatttataattatctattaataataaattatttttatatattttaataaaataatatatataattaattatggtattattctattttttttttttttttttcttgggtagcattcatatatatatataaatacatatttttaatatgtatacaagaatatacatacatattatatatataatatatagcacaaaaatataatatataatatataatgatgcaatattaaaataatacttttattttatgagttatatttttgaacatcatgtatatatataaaatgttattaatatattatacgaaataatatatgcttcaaatataaatttttccttgatcttataaatatggtatatatgtaaaatcATTTGTAgatcaaaaaaaaaatatattatattttatattatttaattttttttttttttttttttttttttaattattatcttaatatttattaagtataattcttcaaattgtatattattatatttatctacATTTGGAAAtaagatatttttttttataaatgattttaatttatagaaataaaaagaatattatatatatattataaatattataataatatatttatacaaattttaattttaacattaataataaaacagATGATGACATAAATAAGATGTtgattatttaaaaatatataaaaattatgtatatataaaaatgttcaAATTAAAgattttatttctatatcttatattttagtatcataattttttatttattttgtcATTTTGacaaatttttatatccttatttttgtaaatatgaaattatttttgaaaaagggtaaaatataaaaatatttaaatgaatatttataaatatttatattatatatatatatatatatatatatatatattttttccttattttGATTAAAACATTTAACGAAATTGTATGAATTTGTAgattttgtttttatttattatataaaaatataataaaatatatgaatttttttttttttttttttttttttcttttgtagGTAATAATTTAAGCCGAAAGGAAATTAGAAAATTGGCTAGGAAACagataaagaaaaacaaaCTTTTGTATTccaagaaaaaaagaaaaaattcatctttgaaaaaagaaaaaaaaaaagtcTCCTTCtcaaataatgataaaattataattaataagAACTATGAATCAAATACAAATCAATTTTTATCAGATACAGATAAGaatttgataaaaaaaaataaatctgtaaaaaattcaaaagaaacgaaaaaaataaaactaAACGATAATTCGAATAAAtcatttaattattttaataataaaagaaattatttaGAAGAACAAGAAAAAGACGATTACTTATTGTCGTATTTATCgaaaaaattgaaaattaaaaatgaggatggaagtaataaaaaaaatgaagataaacttataaaagaattagaAAAGGATGGATTTGATACAAGCTTGTTAAAGTTGGctgatataatatttaatgaatctcaaaattttttaacaaaaaacaaaattcAAAAAGGTAAAGACGATGAATATAATGAAGATGGTGAATATAATGAAGATGGTGAATATAATGAAGATGGTGAATATaatgaagatgatgaatataatgaagatgatgaatgtaatgaagatgatgaatataatgACGATGGTGaatataatgaagataatCTAAGTCAAGATAACGAAAAggtaaataataaaaatgttcataatatattaagtGGCAAAGAAAATGAACAGCCTTACAATAAATTAcaagatgataatatagataatgTTAAAGATAAggaagaaataaaaaaaaaaaaaaaaaaaaaaaaagacaaaaaaaaaaagaaaaaattagaCAAACATTCTTcagataataatataattaatgaTAACTCCATTGTTgagataaaaaaaaaaaaaaaagtttcatttaattatgaaaatgatataaagaaaatggAAAAGTTTCTCATGAGttctttaaataaaacatccgaatttaatataaaaagtattattgatgatatatgtaaatattttcatgatatagataatgtaaaattaaaattatgttataatgatattttaataaaacaaatatcAACATATTTTAAGAATGTGAATACAACagatatacatatatgtatgtgtgttgttattatatgtgtcttaaataatttattatgtcaaaacatattatatgactttttaaaagattTGACAGctatatttaaatattattttgaagATAACGTAAATTTAATGAAGATAGTAGAAAGGGAAAATGAAATGaacaataaaatagaaaCACATTCCATAAATAGTATAAATGACAcatatcttttaaatagggaaaatgaaaataatatgttatcAAATGCACAAGGAGacaattataaaataagcCCAAAAGAACATGAAAAATATCAAGActttaaaattttattcagaaatttattaaaatgttttaGTTTATTTTACGCTTTGAGTTATATCGAATTTGATTTCATAATAGacattattaatatattatgtgaACATATGAGCATAAATAATgtagataatataattattgttttaaaaatatgtggaatgaaattaaaagaagaggatgataatatacatttaaaacatatatcggaatatttaaaaaagcaaattgaacaatatattgaatgtaataatattcttcTTGAAAAGAGTAAGCTTCGGTTTTTAATTAAAGATATTGAAGATTTAGAAAATGGGAAAATGaaatttcattttttaaataaattcgaatttttatttagtgtcttaaaagaatatgaaaataaatatgtatataaaaaaactattatatcattttcGTTTATAAAAGTTTTTAATACTATATCAGTAGAAAATATCCATGACGACAAAAAAAGAGGgaaacaaaaaaacaaaaataaaaataaaaatatatgtaacgatttatatacaaatatattaaataatcaatttcatgatatagaaaataaaacaaaaattaataaattaaattatttaatagaTCAAGAACAATTTAATGAAgtacattttaataaattacttaaaaaatataaaattcaAGGGATAttaccaaaaaaaatatttttaattattaaaaatagtTTAGATGTAGATGAATGTGTCCATAATTTATTAGCActattaaagaaaaagaaaaatattccGCATGTTATTCAAActataatacaaataattttatataataaaaattataaagaatCATATGCAAAACTTTTAAGTAATCTATCTCATGTCAATAATAGAGTTTATACATTTAGTTTAAaaacaatttttattaattacataaaaaatatatctaatatggatataaaaaatgttctCTTTTTGAGTAAATTGTTTACCTACTTGTTAAAAGAGAAATTAATAAACTTTCTAATTTTTAAACATATCAAAATTgaagaaatgaaaaatcaagaaaaaataaatcatgAAATAGATCAACATACAAGTACAAAttctaatatattcttttttttaaaaactgtttttattttaatatcaCTTGATCATCAAAAGGAAGATaagttaaaaaataaaaatgtttgGACTAATATTTTACACATCTTATATAATCAAAAGTTGAGTACTTCCTtaatttattcttttaaaaatataattaaaaagtatatatttgatgaagtaaaaaatatacagAAAGTTTATCCAAAAtttaatatgaaatatattgatcatttttataaatttttagaaaaactacaaatattacaataaataaaaaagtaaacaaattaatatatatatataaaatatatattatatatttttgtttattctttatacaatatttttatatttatccttattattttattttttttttttttgtgctccttataaatatacacGTGGGCTTAATAACATACTGTTTCTCCCTTTTgtgaatatttattaaaatatatatatatatatatatatatatatatatatatttatatatatatatatatattttatatattaaaatgcataatttgttttaaaattttaatgtAACTTGcttttttccttttcttttttttttcgtatttggaaatttttaaaagttCACTGAAACTTTTattgaataatatttattataaaatattgctttaaaaaaaaaaaaaaaaaaaaaaaaaaaaaaaagttcaataaataatacatatatgtaatatatagaagatattaataatgttattaaaaagtatgtatataataaaattcaAATAGAAGCACACTATATAAAAGTTTATAAAAccttatatattttttgtatatatatatatatatatattatatatgtatatccAGAATGTATCACTCTTTTTAATTCTGTTCTTAAGTGATATAATCAAAATTCAATACATTTAGAAATATATCtaatttgttatataatatatatatatatatatacatattttttctgcccccttttttttttttaccgTAACATACTGAAGTTTCGAAATATATTTGGAATTATaactaattttttttttttttttttttatttttatttttttattttttatttatttatttttttttttttaataaatttataatatgatgatatcattcatcttttttatttttaccatatattatgaatCCATTGTAGGTAGCGTTTTGTTTTCGCGATGGTGTGTTGGGAAAAGAATAATGTTTTTAAATAACATGAAGGGTACAAAATTCAAAAGAAGGAAAAGAGAAAATAGCAGGAGCACTTTATATAGTATGCAAAAgatgataaagaaaaatgaattCCATGACAGGTGTGTAATTAAAGTAAAGGCTGGGAATGGGGGTGATGGTATTTGTTGTTTTACTGTATTttcacaaaaaaaaaataagaaatatgCTTCAGGTGGAAGAGGAGGAAACGGTGgtgatatatatgtaattggcaataaaaaaattgataattttttaaatgtgAAATTAAAATCATTTTATAATGCGGAAAATGGAGGAAAAggtttaaataataatcaagTTGGATATAATGGAAAagatgaatatatatatgtcccaataaatacaattatatataatgaacaaaaggaatttattaattttatttatatgaatgaCCAAAAGGTTTTAATTGCTAAAGGGGGGAAAGGTGGAAAGGGTAATTATTCTTATCGAACCAAAAGTTTAAAAATACCTTTTGTATGTCAATATGgagaaaaaacaaaagaaaaaaaaatttatctgaaaaaaattttatttacagATTTGGGTATTATTGGTTATCCAAATGTTGGAAAAAGTACATtgttaaata
This is a stretch of genomic DNA from Plasmodium reichenowi strain SY57 chromosome 14, whole genome shotgun sequence. It encodes these proteins:
- a CDS encoding hypothetical protein (conserved Plasmodium protein, unknown function), whose amino-acid sequence is MKLFLKKGNNLSRKEIRKLARKQIKKNKLLYSKKKRKNSSLKKEKKKVSFSNNDKIIINKNYESNTNQFLSDTDKNLIKKNKSVKNSKETKKIKLNDNSNKSFNYFNNKRNYLEEQEKDDYLLSYLSKKLKIKNEDGSNKKNEDKLIKELEKDGFDTSLLKLADIIFNESQNFLTKNKIQKGKDDEYNEDGEYNEDGEYNEDGEYNEDDEYNEDDECNEDDEYNDDGEYNEDNLSQDNEKVNNKNVHNILSGKENEQPYNKLQDDNIDNVKDKEEIKKKKKKKKDKKKKKKLDKHSSDNNIINDNSIVEIKKKKKVSFNYENDIKKMEKFLMSSLNKTSEFNIKSIIDDICKYFHDIDNVKLKLCYNDILIKQISTYFKNVNTTDIHICMCVVIICVLNNLLCQNILYDFLKDLTAIFKYYFEDNVNLMKIVERENEMNNKIETHSINSINDTYLLNRENENNMLSNAQGDNYKISPKEHEKYQDFKILFRNLLKCFSLFYALSYIEFDFIIDIINILCEHMSINNVDNIIIVLKICGMKLKEEDDNIHLKHISEYLKKQIEQYIECNNILLEKSKLRFLIKDIEDLENGKMKFHFLNKFEFLFSVLKEYENKYVYKKTIISFSFIKVFNTISVENIHDDKKRGKQKNKNKNKNICNDLYTNILNNQFHDIENKTKINKLNYLIDQEQFNEVHFNKLLKKYKIQGILPKKIFLIIKNSLDVDECVHNLLALLKKKKNIPHVIQTIIQIILYNKNYKESYAKLLSNLSHVNNRVYTFSLKTIFINYIKNISNMDIKNVLFLSKLFTYLLKEKLINFLIFKHIKIEEMKNQEKINHEIDQHTSTNSNIFFFLKTVFILISLDHQKEDKLKNKNVWTNILHILYNQKLSTSLIYSFKNIIKKYIFDEVKNIQKVYPKFNMKYIDHFYKFLEKLQILQ